A single region of the Micropterus dolomieu isolate WLL.071019.BEF.003 ecotype Adirondacks linkage group LG18, ASM2129224v1, whole genome shotgun sequence genome encodes:
- the LOC123956346 gene encoding G-protein coupled receptor 22, with protein METEGYRDVLETSDGHGVGLLDGGGEVGVEEGWSTPYPLGFQVSLTTVLILELVLGFSSNLTVLVLYCAQSNLVDSVSNLVTVNLHVLDILVCVLCLPLTVAVILLPANGNGVGSLATLCCFHEACVTFTSVATAVNVLVISLDRYDISVRPASRLLTPRRAALLLAAVWAVSLAVFFLPFLEGDFFSLKAEGGEDEEPEGHSNDSELTTGLTPISPTISPSSLPSTHPSSPSMHLPPVWQNRTLLCVGGQGYYTGMAMYYHLLLQVPCFFIAVVVMLFTYSRILQALNIRIGSHMMRSTRAKDSGCRIRCRRQRRKELNLPTEVVSSNQNQNLNHPPLIPSPPPTPTSPPPLSSMPQGMSDSGATVTTVSTAATTPIATTPATPASPTPASASTQTHATSPLPASSMGVQASVSAIIALRRAVRRHRDRRERQRRVLKMSLIIISTFLGCWAPLSAVNVLILCLGPSDGLVRLRLCFLAMAYGTTIFHPLLYAFTRQKLRRALKTRVKKRVVSLLQVDPAPSGGTVIHNSWVEGGGQRKSRKPRVEASDGTDRCLTEAVRE; from the coding sequence ATGGAGACCGAAGGCTATCGTGACGTCCTGGAGACCAGCGATGGTCACGGGGTAGGCCTGCTGGATGGAGGGGGCGAGGTGGGGGTGGAAGAGGGCTGGAGCACACCCTACCCTCTGGGCTTCCAGGTGTCTTTGACCACTGTGCTGATCCTGGAGCTGGTGTTGGGCTTCAGCAGCAACCTGACTGTACTTGTGCTCTACTGTGCTCAGAGCAACCTGGTGGATTCAGTCAGCAACCTGGTCACAGTCAACCTCCATGTGCTGGACATACTGGTCTGTGTGCTGTGTCTGCCACTGACTGTGGCTGTGATCCTGTTACCAGCTAATGGAAATGGAGTCGGCAGCCTGGCCACGCTGTGCTGCTTTCATGAGGCTTGTGTCACATTCACCAGTGTGGCCACAGCAGTCAACGTGCTGGTGATCAGCCTGGACCGATACGACATCTCAGTACGTCCAGCCAGTCGTCTGCTGACCCCCAGGCGTGCAGCATTGCTCCTGGCAGCAGTGTGGGCCGTGTCTCTGGCTGTCTTCTTCCTGCCCTTCCTTGAGGGGGACTTCTTCTCTTTGAAGGCTGAGGGTGGTGAGGATGAGGAGCCGGAAGGGCACAGCAATGACTCTGAGCTCACCACTGGGCTGACCCCCATTTCCCCCAccatctctccttcctctttacCCTCAACTCATCCTTCCTCCCCTTCAATGCACCTGCCTCCTGTATGGCAGAACAGGACACTGCTGTGTGTAGGAGGGCAGGGGTATTACACAGGCATGGCTATGTATTACCACTTGTTACTTCAAGTGCCGTGCTTCTTCATCGCTGTGGTTGTCATGTTGTTCACCTACTCCAGGATCCTGCAGGCCCTCAACATTCGCATTGGCTCCCACATGATGAGGAGTACGCGTGCGAAGGACTCCGGCTGTAGGATACGCtgcaggaggcagaggaggaaggaACTGAACCTGCCCACAGAGGTAGTGTCCTccaaccagaaccagaacctcAACCATCCCCCTCTCATCCCCTCTCCCCCCCCTACACCCACATCTCCCCCACCACTCTCCTCCATGCCCCAGGGGATGTCTGACAGTGGAGCAACAGTCACTACTGTCAGTACTGCTGCCACCACTCCCATTGCCACCACACCAGCCACCCCAGCTTCACCAACCCCAGCTTCAGCCTCAACCCAGACCCACGCCACCTCACCACTGCCTGCCTCCTCCATGGGTGTACAGGCCTCAGTGTCTGCCATCATCGCCTTGAGGCGGGCAGTGCGCAGGCACAGGGACCGCCGAGAGCGTCAACGTCGAGTCCTTAAAATGTCCCTAATCATCATATCCACCTTCCTGGGCTGCTGGGCCCCTCTGTCTGCAGTCAATGTTCTGATCCTGTGTCTGGGTCCCAGCGACGGCCTGGTGCGGTTACGTCTCTGCTTCTTGGCTATGGCTTATGGAACCACCATTTTTCATCCTCTGCTCTACGCTTTCACCAGGCAGAAGCTGCGCCGTGCCCTCAAAACACGTGTCAAGAAAAGGGTAGTGTCCCTTCTGCAAGTGGACCCAGCTCCCAGCGGGGGGACAGTTATTCATAACTCCTGGGTGGAAGGTGGAGGCCAGAGGAAGAGTCGCAAGCCACGGGTGGAGGCCAGTGATGGCACTGATCGATGTCTCACAGAGGCAGTGAGGGAATAA